A DNA window from Equus przewalskii isolate Varuska chromosome 12, EquPr2, whole genome shotgun sequence contains the following coding sequences:
- the UBALD1 gene encoding UBA-like domain-containing protein 1, protein MSVNMDELKHQVMINQFVLTAGCAADQAKQLLQAAHWQFETALSAFFQETNIPYSHHHHQMMCTPANTPATPPNFPDALTMFSRLKASESFHGGGSGSPMAATATSPPPHFPHAATGSFAAPSWPTAASPPGGPQHHPPQQPPLWTPAPPSPVSDWPPLPPQQATSEPRAHPAMEAER, encoded by the exons ATGTCCGTGAACATGGACGAGCTCAAGCACCAGGTCATGATCAACCAGTTCGTGCTGACGGCGGGCTGTGCGGCCGACCAGGCGAAGCagctgctgcaggcggcccactggcAGTTCGAG ACGGCCCTCAGCGCCTTTTTCCAGGAGACCAACATCCCCtacagccaccaccaccaccagatg ATGTGCACTCCTGCCAACACCCCTGCCACGCCCCCCAACTTCCCTGACGCCCTCACCATGTTCTCCCGTCTCAAGGCCTCTGAGAGCTTCCACGGTGGCGGCAGCGGCAGCCCGATGGCCGCCACGGCCACATCGCCCCCACCGCACTTCCCCCACGCCGCCACCGGCAGCTTCGCGGCACCCAGCTGGCCGACTGCGGCCTCGCCCCCAGGGGGGCCACAGCACCACCCGCCGCAGCAGCCGCCCCTGTGGACTCCAGCACCCCCTTCCCCGGTGTCAGACTGGCCGCCCCTGCCACCCCAACAGGCCACCTCAGAACCCAGGGCCCACCCCGCCATGGAGGCCGAGAGATAA